Proteins co-encoded in one Primulina huaijiensis isolate GDHJ02 unplaced genomic scaffold, ASM1229523v2 scaffold32597, whole genome shotgun sequence genomic window:
- the LOC140968173 gene encoding uncharacterized protein translates to MGRKAGTLYINPKKFGNLQKPCMREMVSFLSCLALSQGNDEKCTRQKSLLSACMDAQTANKRKPWGSINYHLQRLNRGRK, encoded by the exons ATGGGCAGGAAAGCTGGTACGTTGTATATTAATCCAAAGAAGTTCGGCAATCTTCAAAAACCTTGTATGAGAGAGATGGTTTCATTTCTTAGTTGTTTGGCTCTAAGCCAAGGCAATGATGAAAAATGTACTCGGCAGAAGTCACTTTTGAGTGCTTGCATGGATGCTCAG ACTGCTAATAAAAGAAAGCCTTGGGGTAGCATCAACTATCACTTGCAGAGGCTTAACAGAGGAAGAAAGTAG